From the Lepidochelys kempii isolate rLepKem1 chromosome 2, rLepKem1.hap2, whole genome shotgun sequence genome, one window contains:
- the LOC140906117 gene encoding uncharacterized protein — MQSSSAQVTMMESQNRKRAPAWTEREVRDLIAVWGEESVLSELRSSFRNAKTFVKISQGMKDRGHNRDPKQCRVKLKELRQAYQKTREANSRSGSEPQTCCFYDELHAILGGSATTTPAVLFDSFNGDGGNTEAGFGDEEDEEEEEVVDSSQQASGETGFPDSQELFLTLDLEPVPPEPTQGCLLDPAGGEGTSAACVSMITGSSPSQRLVKLRKKKKRTRDEMFSELMLSSHTDRAQTNAWRQIMSECRKAQNDREERWRAEESKWRAEESKWRAEDRAEAQMWRQRDERRQDSMLRLLQDQTRMLQCMVELQQRQLEHRLPLLPLCNQPPSSPSSIASTPRRPRTRWGGLRPTSHSTTEDCPKKRRLSFNKF, encoded by the exons atgcagagctcatcagcacaggtgaccatgatggagtcccagaatcgcaaaagagctccagcatggacagaacgggaggtacgggatctgatcgctgtttggggagaggaatccgtgctatcagaactccgttccagttttcgaaatgccaaaacctttgtgaaaatctcccagggcatgaaggacagaggccataacagggacccgaagcagtgccgtgtgaaactgaaggagctgaggcaagcctaccagaaaaccagagaggcgaacagtcgctctgggtcagagccccaaacatgctgcttctatgatgagctgcatgccattttagggggttcagccaccactaccccagccgtgttgtttgactccttcaatggagatggaggcaatacggaagcaggttttggggacgaagaagatgaggaggaggaggaggttgtagatagctcacagcaagcaagcggagaaaccggttttcccgacagccaggaactgtttctcaccctagacctggagccagtaccccccgaacccacccaaggctgcctcctggacccagcaggcggagaagggacctctg ctgcatgtgtttcaatgatcacaggatcttctccttcccagaggctagtgaagcttagaaagaaaaaaaaacgcactcgcgatgaaatgttctccgagctcatgctgtcctcccacactgacagagcacagacgaatgcgtggaggcaaataatgtcagagtgcaggaaagcacaaaatgaccgggaggagaggtggcgggctgaagagagtaagtggcgggctgaagagagtaagtggcgggctgaagacagggctgaagctcaaatgtggcggcagcgtgatgagaggaggcaggattcaatgctgaggctgctgcaggaccaaaccagaatgctccagtgtatggttgagctgcagcaaaggcagctggagcacagactgccactgctgcccctctgtaaccaaccgccctcctccccaagttccatagcctccacacccagacggccaagaacgcggtgggggggcctccggccaaccagccactccacaacagaggattgcccaaaaaaaagaaggctgtcattcaataaattttaa